A window of the Bos indicus x Bos taurus breed Angus x Brahman F1 hybrid chromosome X, Bos_hybrid_MaternalHap_v2.0, whole genome shotgun sequence genome harbors these coding sequences:
- the CHST7 gene encoding carbohydrate sulfotransferase 7 codes for MKGRRRRRREYCKFALLLVLYTLVLLLIPSVLDGGRDGDKGARHCPGLQRSLGVWSLEAAAAGEREQGAEARPAAEGGAGGSPRSPGNLNSAIGEAASREKQHIYVHATWRTGSSFLGELFNQHPDVFYLYEPMWHLWQALYPGDAESLQGALRDMLRSLFRCDFSVLQLYAPPGDPAARPPDAANLTTASLFRWRTNKVICSPPLCPGGPRARAEVGLVEDAACERSCPPVALRALEAECHKYPVVVIKDVRLLDLGVLVPLLRDPGLNLKVVQLFRDPRAVHNSRLKSRQGLLRESIQVLRTRQRGDRFHRVLLSHGVGARPGGASRALPAAPRADFFLTGALEVICEAWMRDLLFARGAPTWLRRRYLRLRYEDLVQQPRAQLRRLQRFAGLRALAALDAFALNMTRGAAYGADRPFHLSARDAREAVHAWRERLSREQVRQVEAACAPAMRLLAYPRSGEDGDVEPPEDEETQPETEADSAT; via the coding sequence ATGAagggccggcggcggcggcgccgggaGTACTGCAAGTTCGCGCTGCTGTTGGTGCTATACACGCTGGTGCTTCTGCTCATCCCCTCGGTCCTGGACGGCGGCCGCGACGGGGACAAGGGCGCCCGACACTGCCCGGGCCTGCAGCGCAGCCTGGGAGTGTGGAGcctggaggcggcggcggcgggcgagCGCGAGCAGGGCGCGGAGGCGCGGCCAGCCGCAGAGGGGGGCGCTGGCGGGTCCCCCAGGTCTCCGGGCAACCTCAACAGCGCCATCGGGGAGGCTGCGTCTCGCGAAAAGCAGCACATCTACGTGCACGCTACCTGGCGCACCGGCTCATCGTTCCTGGGAGAGCTCTTTAACCAGCACCCGGACGTTTTCTACTTGTATGAACCCATGTGGCATCTGTGGCAGGCGCTGTATCCGGGCGACGCCGAGAGCCTGCAGGGCGCACTCCGAGACATGCTGCGCTCGCTCTTCCGCTGCGACTTCTCAGTCCTGCAACTGTACGCGCCGCCCGGTGACCCTGCCGCGCGGCCCCCGGACGCGGCCAATCTCACCACGGCCTCCCTCTTTCGCTGGCGGACCAACAAGGTCATCTGCTCGCCGCCGCTGTGCCCTGGCGGACCCCGGGCCCGCGCCGAGGTCGGACTCGTCGAGGACGCTGCCTGCGAGCGCAGCTGCCCACCCGTGGCACTCCGAGCCCTGGAGGCCGAGTGCCACAAGTATCCGGTTGTGGTCATCAAGGACGTGCGCCTCCTCGACCTGGGCGTGCTGGTGCCCCTTCTGCGCGACCCAGGCCTCAACCTGAAGGTGGTGCAGCTTTTCCGCGACCCGCGGGCTGTCCACAATTCGCGTCTCAAGTCCCGGCAGGGGCTGCTGCGCGAGAGCATCCAGGTGCTGCGCACCCGCCAGAGGGGCGACCGCTTCCACCGCGTGCTGCTGTCGCACGGTGTGGGCGCTCGCCCCGGGGGAGCATCCCGCGCGCTGCCCGCCGCGCCGCGTGCCGACTTTTTCCTGACCGGCGCACTCGAGGTGATCTGCGAAGCCTGGATGCGCGATTTGCTGTTCGCGCGCGGCGCTCCCACCTGGCTGCGGCGCCGCTACCTAAGGCTGCGCTACGAGGACCTGGTGCAGCAGCCGCGCGCCCAGCTGCGACGCCTGCAACGCTTCGCCGGGCTCCGCGCGCTCGCAGCCCTCGACGCCTTCGCGCTCAACATGACGCGCGGCGCGGCCTATGGCGCCGACCGGCCCTTCCACCTGTCAGCGCGCGATGCCCGCGAGGCCGTGCACGCCTGGCGCGAGCGCCTGAGCCGAGAGCAGGTGCGCCAGGTGGAGGCCGCCTGCGCCCCAGCCATGCGCCTGCTGGCTTACCCTCGTAGTGGGGAAGACGGCGATGTCGAACCGCCTGAGGACGAGGAGACACAGCCGGAGACCGAGGCGGACAGCGCCACGTAG